In Schizosaccharomyces osmophilus chromosome 2, complete sequence, the following proteins share a genomic window:
- the mrt4 gene encoding mRNA turnover and ribosome assembly protein Mrt4 — protein sequence MPRSRRSKVVTLSQTEKKGHEGKAMLYGGIQESLDKFEYMWVFDVANMRNTYLKRVRDDWKDSRIYMGKTKVMGKALGYTAEEEHAENVSQLSKLLHGTVGLLFTNNKPEDVTGYFESFVQNDFARAGTVAPFTHVIPAGPVYSRGGQIPVEDDIPLAHTLEPQVRQMGMPTILKNGVVTLLADFTLCTEGQELDSRQTRLLKLFGITAAEFKVKLLGMYAKKNASVQVFENEQGSGNSKDMDMQ from the exons ATGCCCAGATCACGGAGGTCAAAGGTCGTTACCCTTTCACAGaccgaaaaaaaaggtcATGAAGGCAAAGCAATGCTGTATGGTGGCATTCAAGAATCTTTAGACAAGTTTGAATAT ATGTGGGTATTCGATGTCGCTAATATGCGTAACACTTACTTGAAGCGTGTCCGCGATGACTGGAAGGATAGCCGTATATATATGGGTAAAACAAAGGTTATGGGAAAAGCATTGGGATACACTGCTGAAGAGGAACATGCTGAGAATGTTAGCCAGCTTTCTAAACTCCTTCACGGAACCGTCGGTTTGCTCTTCACCAATAACAAACCTGAAGATGTAACTGGTTATTTTGAGTCCTTTGTCCAAAATGATTTCGCTCGTGCTGGTACAGTTGCTCCTTTCACTCATGTCATTCCTGCTGGCCCTGTATACTCTAGAGGTGGACAAATCCCAGTAGAAGACGATATCCCTTTGGCTCATACCTTGGAGCCCCAAGTACGTCAAATGGGTATGCCTACtatattgaaaaatggTGTCGTTACTTTGCTTGCCGATTTCACCCTTTGCACAGAAGGACAAGAGCTTGATAGCCGTCAAACCCGTCTATTGAAGTTGTTTGGTATCACAGCCGCTGAGTTTAAGGTCAAATTATTGGGTATGTATGCTAAGAAGAACGCTTCTGTACAAGTATTTGAAAACGAACAAGGTTCTGGTAATAGCAAAGACATGGACATGCAATAA
- the end3 gene encoding actin cortical patch component End3, producing MDPKEKNKFWEIFRSLRPEGGYVSGEKAYGVLRSSRLDNEKLAKLWDLVDIDDDGQLDFDEFCIAMKIIFNIINGIYKDVPSNIPEELVPPSKQHLVAAREALKGSGDAQIGSEDSEDPEDSILKDGFDWYMAPSDRMRYSDVYSSHCDKYGAVLYNAFAPVYDHLGIPRSQIQKAWDMVNPQKSETIDKDQCLVFLHLLTQRSQGFRIPNEVPFGLRASFKKGNIDYNLHANDPSHTMRESQTVSSPSTTQCPRSDMEAPKDVRDSDWEIVGLRNELSTLDNRIESLQREVDESSLAKGRSDLVRRDLLKLLDYKQGVLTNLKAGGFRPDYSMVERNLEKLEQHIVILQQQLEGKNRDIKFIEDTLRGR from the exons ATGGATCCtaaggaaaagaataagtTTTGGGAAATATTCCGCAGCCTACGTCCAGAAGGCGGTTATGTTTCAGGAGAAAAGGCTTACGGCGTCCTTCGAAGTAGTCGGCTTGACAATGAAAAGCTAGCAAAGCTTTGGGATCTGGTCG aTATTGATGATGATGGACAATTAgactttgatgaattttgCATTGCTATGAAGATTATCTTTAACATTATCAACGGG ATATATAAGGATGTTCCCTCAAATATTCCAGAAGAGCTGGTTCCTCCTTCCAAGCAGCATTTAGTGGCTGCTCGTGAAGCCCTCAAAGGAAGCGGCGATGCACAAATTGGTTCAGAAGATTCAGAAGATCCAGAAGACAGTATCTTGAAAGACGGATTCGACTGGTATATGGCGCCTTCTGATCGAATGCGCTATTCCGATGTATATAGCTCACACTGTGACAAGTATGGCGCCGTTTTGTACAATGCTTTTGCTCCCGTTTACGATCATTTGGGAATTCCTCGCTCACAAATTCAGAAAGCATGGGACATGGTAAATCCTCAAAAATCTGAAACCATTGACAAAGATCAATGTCTCGTATTCTTACACCTTCTCACTCAGCGTTCCCAAGGGTTTCGAATCCCCAATGAAGTTCCTTTTGGTCTTCGGGCAAGTTTtaagaaaggaaatataGACTACAATCTCCATGCTAATGATCCTTCACATACTATGCGAGAATCACAGACCGTAAGTTCTCCGTCGACTACCCAGTGTCCTAGAAGTGATATGGAGGCTCCAAAAGACGTACGAGACTCTGACTGGGAAATCGTTGGGCTACGGAACGAACTATCTACTTTAGACAATAGAATTGAATCTTTACAGAGAGAGGTGGATGAGAGCAGCCTTGCCAAAGGCCGTTCTGATCTTGTAAGAAGAGATTTGTTAAAACTTTTAGACTATAAGCAAGGAGTGCTTACCAACCTCAAGGCTGGAGGTTTTCGTCCCGACTATTCAATGGTTGAGCGCAATTTGGAGAAATTGGAGCAACACATTGTTATTTTACAACAACAGTTAGAGGGAAAGAACAGAGATATAAAGTTCATAGAAGACACACTACGAGGACGCTAG